One genomic segment of Pseudanabaena sp. ABRG5-3 includes these proteins:
- a CDS encoding DUF6744 family protein, giving the protein MNTAAMIATQQALIDKGAEYLGDLIAWSISAETRLSEATLKRAAEQVNLDFSYLPESPNKLSAFKNARTKTQTQLSNHNLLIRQISNNGVLVYGFVLENKNEKDKKLRYSQLASYSFDKSNETSNWNREDWSHENESLIDMARTTFDKWYAWSQEITSKEIRAMLTEFVKKAGVPFRERGGTYFVTRSYRLELTAFRELLPLIHRENNIRWMPIAGIGDMDIIARQSLEKEVQSMSSYLDELLDPQKVSETKGSTLKNQLKVYREVEDKTKMLSELLQFRSDALTDKLAKLRQRCLNVLDEIATTTAVEISEEQPKQVEEIISELVETNLAEIEEVTEDNLFDLGF; this is encoded by the coding sequence ATGAACACAGCAGCGATGATCGCGACCCAGCAAGCATTGATCGACAAAGGAGCCGAATACTTAGGCGACCTAATCGCATGGTCAATCAGTGCCGAGACCAGACTAAGTGAAGCCACCTTGAAACGAGCCGCCGAGCAAGTCAACCTTGACTTCAGCTACCTTCCCGAAAGCCCCAACAAACTAAGCGCCTTCAAAAATGCCCGCACCAAAACTCAGACCCAACTGAGCAACCACAATCTCTTAATCCGTCAAATCTCCAATAACGGCGTATTAGTCTATGGATTCGTACTAGAAAACAAGAACGAGAAAGACAAAAAGCTGCGGTACAGCCAACTCGCCTCCTATAGCTTTGATAAAAGCAACGAGACGAGCAATTGGAACCGAGAAGACTGGAGCCATGAAAATGAATCCCTGATTGATATGGCAAGAACCACCTTCGACAAATGGTATGCATGGAGCCAAGAAATCACCAGCAAAGAAATCCGTGCCATGCTGACGGAGTTCGTCAAAAAAGCAGGAGTGCCATTTCGAGAACGAGGTGGCACATACTTTGTGACAAGAAGCTATCGGTTAGAACTAACCGCCTTCCGTGAACTGCTACCCCTGATTCACAGAGAAAACAACATCCGCTGGATGCCGATCGCAGGCATCGGCGATATGGACATCATTGCAAGGCAATCTCTGGAAAAAGAAGTGCAATCGATGTCCAGTTACCTAGACGAACTGCTAGACCCACAGAAAGTATCAGAGACAAAAGGCAGCACCCTGAAAAACCAACTCAAAGTATATCGGGAAGTAGAAGACAAAACCAAAATGCTATCCGAGCTATTGCAATTTCGCTCCGATGCACTGACCGACAAACTTGCCAAACTGCGCCAACGTTGTCTGAATGTACTGGACGAAATCGCGACCACTACAGCAGTTGAAATTTCAGAAGAGCAGCCCAAACAAGTAGAAGAAATCATTTCTGAACTAGTAGAAACCAACCTAGCAGAAATAGAAGAAGTTACCGAAGACAACCTATTCGATCTCGGCTTCTAG
- a CDS encoding vWA domain-containing protein yields the protein MQEPLVYVIPKWTELCVDDFKEKSSRLSEVIEEGESKVYNFETFVSETYHRLYDRQPNRLEDSAIKPENKIWIAIHQQMSELEVFQQFSNRLNGDEFLSGIGATALCIAIVEMLPEPTEPLEDPEVIRNQLRGIFEALQGQTPNAGLMQKIQQLKQKGLEARLASEAYADSISNAAIETALLIGIAKAEAEMQAIAESLSAYSGSSNYSNETQLKIADKIHLAQRLQASPKLQAIAELAGKKIAIAAKMQRSKVKEGRTEIIGVTTGNDLTRLLPCELVKLTEPALFPIFAKGYIERSLLQRELISREPLARGPIIICLDSSGSMQGQAEIWSKAIALALLSIAVSQKRHCRILHFTDIVERIDDFAGEIPDTNRVIDCIEKFYNGGSTSFTAALTGALVSIQQHEQTKKADVVLITDGLDNPSSRFMEQWQIDRKKYEFSCYGILITSGNLGNYESTINKLCDRYVEIDDLTDDSEVSDCLYSI from the coding sequence ATGCAAGAACCCTTAGTGTATGTGATCCCGAAATGGACAGAGTTATGTGTAGATGACTTCAAAGAAAAATCATCCAGACTGAGCGAAGTGATTGAAGAAGGCGAAAGCAAAGTCTACAACTTTGAAACCTTTGTCAGCGAAACCTATCATCGCCTGTATGATCGCCAACCCAACCGACTTGAAGACAGCGCCATCAAACCAGAGAACAAAATCTGGATCGCCATACATCAACAGATGAGCGAACTAGAAGTATTTCAGCAATTTAGCAACCGACTGAATGGCGATGAATTTCTCTCAGGTATTGGCGCAACCGCCCTATGTATCGCGATTGTCGAAATGCTGCCCGAACCAACCGAACCACTAGAAGACCCAGAAGTAATCAGAAATCAGCTTCGGGGTATTTTTGAAGCATTGCAAGGACAAACACCCAATGCTGGGCTAATGCAAAAGATTCAACAGTTAAAACAAAAAGGACTAGAAGCGCGACTAGCAAGTGAAGCTTATGCTGATTCCATTAGCAATGCCGCAATCGAAACCGCACTGCTAATTGGCATAGCCAAAGCCGAAGCAGAAATGCAAGCGATCGCCGAAAGTCTATCAGCCTATAGCGGCAGCAGCAATTACAGCAACGAAACCCAACTCAAAATCGCCGATAAAATCCATCTCGCCCAGCGCCTTCAAGCATCGCCAAAACTGCAAGCGATCGCTGAACTCGCAGGCAAGAAAATCGCGATCGCTGCCAAGATGCAACGCAGCAAAGTCAAAGAAGGACGAACCGAAATCATCGGCGTAACCACAGGCAACGACCTAACCCGACTACTGCCTTGCGAGCTAGTCAAGCTTACCGAACCCGCACTATTCCCCATATTCGCCAAAGGCTATATTGAGCGATCGCTCCTGCAACGAGAGCTAATCAGCCGCGAACCTTTAGCCAGAGGTCCAATCATCATTTGTCTAGATTCCAGTGGATCAATGCAAGGTCAAGCAGAAATCTGGAGCAAAGCGATCGCCCTAGCCCTATTGAGTATCGCTGTGAGTCAAAAGCGCCATTGCCGCATCCTACACTTCACAGACATCGTGGAGCGGATCGATGACTTTGCAGGCGAAATCCCCGATACCAATCGTGTGATTGACTGCATCGAAAAGTTCTACAACGGAGGCAGCACTAGTTTTACAGCCGCCCTAACGGGAGCATTAGTATCGATCCAACAGCACGAACAAACCAAGAAAGCCGATGTGGTATTAATCACCGACGGACTAGACAACCCATCATCTAGATTCATGGAGCAATGGCAAATAGACAGAAAAAAGTATGAATTTAGCTGCTATGGCATCCTGATTACCAGTGGCAACCTTGGCAACTACGAAAGCACGATCAACAAGCTGTGCGATCGCTATGTGGAAATAGACGACCTCACAGATGACAGTGAAGTATCCGACTGTTTATACAGCATCTAA
- a CDS encoding AAA family ATPase, translating to MITAEIAQTNGHSTALTVTNKSPLEKLQQLREQLQNVYLDRSEAIDLIMVGLLAKMHIFLGGKPGTGKTELAKAVSDAITGTTFFHYLMTKTTVAEEVLGAPDLAELQKGKFVRDTEAMLPEAHLALMDEIGKANSIVRNSALGLMNEREFLNGKTKLQSPLITMIGCSNELLNGEEDGAFWDRLSLRYMVDYLGDEDLRTLLLRKTSNITTPQITTMLSLAELEQMQTAVKNVTFPAPVIDSLIDLQRELKKENFIVSTRKYVQIVTILKAYAYLQEETEVSEDSFEILNHVIWNHPREQALIRKIVAKVGNPVNMQAQEILAAITEKLSDLGNCPTYGSKKQQDDWATEGSGVLSDMRNMIDRLQNLIAQHPNRAKKAQQAIAEIEAKKKPLLAKVSEIMYGA from the coding sequence ATGATTACAGCCGAAATCGCCCAGACCAATGGACATAGCACCGCATTGACCGTAACCAATAAATCACCATTGGAGAAATTGCAACAACTGCGAGAACAATTGCAAAACGTTTACCTAGACCGCAGCGAAGCGATCGACCTGATTATGGTGGGACTGCTGGCGAAAATGCATATTTTCTTAGGAGGTAAACCAGGCACAGGCAAAACCGAACTCGCGAAAGCAGTCTCAGACGCAATCACAGGAACCACCTTCTTTCATTACCTGATGACCAAAACCACCGTCGCCGAAGAAGTCTTAGGAGCGCCCGACCTCGCCGAACTGCAAAAAGGCAAATTCGTGCGCGACACCGAAGCCATGTTACCCGAAGCGCACCTAGCGCTCATGGACGAAATAGGCAAAGCAAATAGCATTGTCCGCAACTCCGCATTAGGACTGATGAACGAGCGAGAATTCCTCAACGGTAAAACCAAACTGCAATCACCATTAATCACCATGATTGGCTGTTCCAACGAACTCCTAAATGGAGAAGAAGACGGAGCATTCTGGGATCGGCTGAGCCTGAGATATATGGTCGATTATCTAGGCGATGAAGACCTGAGAACCTTACTGCTCCGAAAGACTAGCAACATTACAACTCCTCAAATCACCACCATGCTGAGCCTAGCAGAACTAGAGCAAATGCAAACCGCTGTGAAAAACGTGACATTCCCCGCCCCAGTCATCGACTCCCTAATCGACCTGCAACGGGAACTGAAGAAAGAAAACTTCATCGTCAGTACCAGAAAATACGTGCAGATTGTCACCATTCTCAAAGCCTATGCCTACTTGCAAGAAGAAACCGAAGTAAGCGAAGACAGCTTTGAAATTCTCAACCATGTGATCTGGAATCATCCCAGAGAACAAGCACTGATCAGGAAAATCGTTGCCAAAGTCGGTAATCCTGTGAATATGCAAGCCCAAGAAATTCTCGCCGCCATTACCGAAAAGCTTTCAGACTTAGGTAACTGCCCTACCTATGGTAGCAAGAAACAGCAAGACGATTGGGCAACCGAAGGTTCAGGAGTATTGTCCGATATGCGAAACATGATCGATAGACTGCAAAACTTGATTGCTCAGCACCCGAACAGGGCAAAGAAAGCCCAACAAGCGATCGCCGAAATCGAAGCCAAGAAGAAACCATTACTAGCGAAAGTCAGTGAAATCATGTACGGCGCATAG
- a CDS encoding AAA family ATPase: MTYSFQQATKENIKLRMALYGPPGCGKTYTALQLATILGKKIGLIDTEYGSSRKYANLFNFKVLELTKFGPSQYYNAIESAEESGFDYLIIDSLSHAWYAELDAVGSDVRNWARVRPIERQLWDKIISSSCHIIATMRSKIEYDYNTVEVGGKQKITSVRKIGTAPIQKEGSEFELDICGLLDDQNTLTISKSRCPEISNGIFPKPGKKFAEMIQTWLSDDTPAPSHTFVPVINVPVNPVVQQPQVQPELAAIASRNGHTAELASTNGHLATAVETKPTINTQPNSSKTDNPAKAAFKALLAITQQPISKVIETSIDLYGADPSGTKPKFNSENMTADQIKDVCEALMKEWLGLKGYTSELAQNLIEISTSRYPSQYAEIAKDIASQLEF; encoded by the coding sequence ATGACCTACTCATTTCAGCAAGCAACGAAAGAAAACATCAAACTCCGCATGGCACTGTATGGCCCCCCAGGCTGTGGCAAAACCTACACCGCTCTGCAACTAGCAACAATACTGGGCAAAAAGATTGGACTGATTGACACTGAATATGGCTCTAGCCGTAAATATGCCAACCTGTTTAACTTTAAAGTGCTAGAACTAACCAAATTTGGGCCAAGCCAATATTACAACGCTATTGAAAGTGCCGAAGAATCAGGATTTGATTACCTAATCATCGACTCGTTATCCCATGCTTGGTATGCCGAACTAGATGCAGTAGGTAGTGACGTGAGGAACTGGGCAAGAGTACGTCCAATCGAACGGCAACTATGGGACAAAATCATCAGTTCCAGTTGCCACATCATTGCCACAATGAGATCCAAAATCGAGTACGACTACAACACAGTCGAAGTTGGCGGCAAGCAGAAAATCACCAGTGTCCGCAAGATTGGCACAGCCCCAATCCAAAAAGAAGGCAGCGAATTTGAACTAGACATCTGTGGCTTACTAGATGACCAAAATACACTGACGATCTCCAAAAGCAGATGTCCTGAAATCAGCAACGGTATTTTTCCAAAACCAGGAAAGAAGTTTGCAGAAATGATTCAAACATGGCTCAGTGATGACACCCCAGCGCCCAGCCATACTTTTGTCCCAGTGATCAATGTCCCTGTTAATCCCGTTGTCCAGCAACCACAGGTACAACCAGAACTAGCAGCAATCGCCAGTCGTAATGGTCATACAGCCGAACTTGCCAGCACTAATGGGCATCTAGCCACAGCCGTAGAGACAAAACCAACCATTAATACACAGCCCAACTCCAGTAAAACCGATAATCCAGCCAAAGCCGCCTTCAAAGCATTATTAGCCATCACCCAGCAACCAATCAGCAAAGTGATTGAGACTAGCATTGATCTCTATGGAGCTGATCCAAGTGGCACAAAGCCCAAATTCAACAGTGAAAACATGACCGCCGATCAAATCAAAGATGTCTGTGAAGCACTGATGAAGGAATGGTTAGGACTAAAAGGATATACATCCGAACTAGCCCAAAATCTGATTGAGATATCGACTTCGCGCTATCCAAGTCAATATGCAGAAATTGCCAAAGACATCGCCAGTCAACTGGAATTCTAG
- a CDS encoding single-stranded DNA-binding protein, with product MCNSTNLVVLSGYVGNVSELRQTKTSGKDVLDFSLAVQPKPRRDKEGNWLDQEPLWVKVVCWNGTAEYAEERAESGRFVEVTGVLTQPEEYKSKKDKKHHARTVIHAQSLNFIDVVRKSAEDEEYEESPIYDDDF from the coding sequence ATGTGTAATTCTACTAATCTCGTAGTCCTCTCTGGTTATGTCGGTAACGTATCCGAATTGCGTCAAACCAAAACCAGTGGCAAAGACGTACTAGACTTCAGCCTCGCCGTACAGCCCAAACCTCGCCGCGACAAAGAGGGTAATTGGCTCGACCAAGAACCGCTTTGGGTAAAAGTAGTCTGCTGGAATGGAACTGCGGAATATGCCGAAGAGCGAGCAGAATCTGGACGCTTTGTCGAAGTTACAGGAGTTCTGACTCAGCCTGAAGAATACAAGTCCAAGAAAGACAAGAAGCATCATGCGCGGACAGTGATTCATGCCCAATCTCTGAACTTCATTGATGTTGTGAGAAAGTCTGCCGAAGACGAAGAGTATGAAGAATCACCCATTTACGATGATGACTTCTAG